From one Actinomycetes bacterium genomic stretch:
- the fni gene encoding type 2 isopentenyl-diphosphate Delta-isomerase — MVSNSDRKLEHLNISLGSKYNLRQGSNGLSGYRFIHQALPQVDLASIDASTSFLGRKLKLPLMISPLVGGIEKSREINRNLARVAQKAGIVMGVGSQRTAIEDGMPAETYQVRDLAPDILLLANLGAVQLNYGYGIDQCRQAVEMIAADGLCLHLNGMQEAFQNEGNHDFSRLAEKIGQICRQADFPVIVREVGFGMDETAAGKLIEAGVAAIDVGGSGGTSWVKIEKIRSRDEVLKKIASQFSRWGIPTADSIIRVRTASKSIPLIASGGIRNGLEAAKCIALGADVAGIGLPLLRAVNDSVDCALNFIHEIEMGLRIAMFGIGAADIWSLKNTKYLIKEVPS; from the coding sequence ATGGTTTCAAACAGCGACAGGAAACTGGAGCATCTTAATATAAGTCTGGGAAGCAAATACAATCTCAGGCAGGGAAGCAATGGGTTATCCGGTTACCGGTTTATCCACCAGGCCCTGCCCCAGGTTGATCTGGCCTCTATTGATGCCAGTACCAGTTTTCTGGGCAGAAAACTAAAACTGCCGCTGATGATATCCCCCCTGGTAGGGGGAATAGAGAAAAGCAGGGAGATAAACCGTAACCTGGCCCGGGTAGCCCAGAAGGCGGGCATAGTTATGGGGGTTGGTTCCCAGAGGACAGCTATCGAGGACGGTATGCCGGCAGAGACCTACCAGGTCAGGGACCTGGCCCCGGATATTCTGCTGCTGGCCAATTTGGGAGCGGTACAGCTGAACTACGGCTATGGGATAGACCAGTGCCGACAGGCAGTGGAAATGATAGCAGCAGACGGTTTGTGCCTGCACTTAAATGGCATGCAGGAGGCTTTCCAGAATGAGGGCAACCATGATTTTAGCCGGCTGGCAGAAAAGATTGGACAGATTTGCCGACAGGCCGACTTTCCGGTAATAGTCCGGGAAGTGGGATTTGGCATGGATGAAACCGCGGCCGGAAAACTGATAGAGGCCGGGGTTGCCGCTATAGATGTTGGAGGAAGCGGCGGCACCTCCTGGGTAAAAATAGAAAAAATAAGAAGCAGGGATGAAGTCTTGAAAAAGATAGCCTCACAGTTTAGCCGCTGGGGCATACCCACCGCCGATTCCATCATCAGAGTGAGGACGGCTTCAAAAAGTATCCCCCTTATAGCCTCCGGAGGCATAAGGAATGGCCTGGAAGCGGCCAAATGCATTGCCCTGGGTGCAGATGTGGCGGGTATAGGACTGCCGCTGTTAAGGGCTGTAAATGATTCAGTAGATTGCGCCCTGAACTTTATACATGAGATAGAAATGGGCTTGAGGATTGCCATGTTTGGCATAGGCGCAGCCGATATTTGGAGCCTTAAAAATACTAAGTACCTGATCAAGGAGGTTCCCAGTTGA
- a CDS encoding NAD-dependent epimerase/dehydratase family protein, with translation MKALVTGATGFIGSHVAEKLIQEGFEVRVLVRQQSSQRNLENLEVELCYGDLTHKQSLAQAVKGCDALFHVAASYSFWCRDARLPYQVNVEGTKNIMEAALQAGVKKIVYTSSESTIAIDKNMSLGVEGRLNRPQDVYSHYKRSKVLAEMEVAKLCQQGWPIVIVNPTAPIGARDIKPTPTGKIVLDFLNGGMPAYVNTGLNVIDVEDVAYGHVLAYHQGKYGQSYILGNENMTLKQILETVAAISGRKPPKTQIPFWVAMGAACADQFISGKILKRHPKIPLAAVKTAAKKRFFDCSKAREELGLKPGPVQQAFVKSINWFKEEGYVRP, from the coding sequence ATGAAGGCGCTGGTTACCGGGGCTACCGGTTTTATAGGCAGCCATGTGGCAGAAAAACTGATACAGGAGGGATTTGAGGTAAGGGTGCTGGTCAGGCAGCAGAGCAGCCAGCGTAATTTGGAGAACCTTGAGGTTGAATTGTGTTATGGCGACCTTACCCATAAACAGTCTCTGGCTCAGGCGGTTAAAGGCTGCGATGCGCTGTTTCATGTGGCCGCCTCCTACAGTTTCTGGTGCAGGGATGCAAGGCTTCCCTACCAGGTTAATGTGGAAGGTACTAAAAATATTATGGAAGCAGCCCTGCAGGCGGGGGTTAAAAAAATTGTTTATACCAGCAGCGAGTCTACTATTGCCATAGACAAAAATATGTCCCTGGGAGTAGAGGGCAGGCTTAACCGGCCCCAGGATGTGTACAGCCATTACAAAAGATCCAAGGTCCTGGCGGAGATGGAAGTGGCCAAATTATGCCAGCAGGGCTGGCCTATTGTGATTGTAAACCCTACTGCCCCCATAGGCGCCAGGGATATCAAGCCTACCCCCACCGGTAAGATTGTGCTTGATTTCTTAAACGGGGGCATGCCCGCCTATGTCAATACCGGTCTTAATGTTATTGATGTGGAGGATGTGGCTTACGGGCATGTACTGGCCTACCACCAGGGGAAGTACGGCCAGAGTTATATACTGGGAAATGAGAATATGACCCTAAAACAGATCCTGGAAACAGTGGCTGCTATTTCCGGCAGGAAGCCGCCAAAGACCCAGATACCTTTCTGGGTGGCTATGGGTGCGGCATGTGCCGATCAGTTTATAAGCGGCAAAATATTGAAAAGGCATCCAAAGATTCCTCTGGCTGCGGTAAAAACTGCTGCCAAAAAGAGGTTCTTTGATTGCAGTAAAGCCAGGGAAGAGCTGGGGCTGAAACCGGGCCCGGTGCAACAGGCTTTTGTTAAATCCATTAACTGGTTTAAGGAGGAGGGCTATGTTAGGCCTTGA
- the shc gene encoding squalene--hopene cyclase codes for MLGLDTEKISDHIERSQGYLLSRQDEEGYWIGLLEADVSVVSGFIPLIRFLGIENLGKEKKALAYLLDHQNSDGSWSMFYGGKGSLDVTIQTYFGLKFLGLEPDNGQMSRARKFILDQGGIEAANTYTKIILALFGQYSWKAIPEIPPEIIYLPRWFPINIYDFASWTRSTIMAFSIIIAKKPVHRLSPGQTVFELYRDKNKIKNPDSYSSPHLYSLGNLFLLFNRAFKVWDRLPKKFKIGRQPAIKKVEKWIIERQENDGSWGGIMLPWLFSLIALNIQGYSSSHPVMAKGLKGLDDFIAEGSRHIVLQPATSPVWDTAWAVIGLRDSGIDADAPQILKAEEWLLAKQVTEEGDWKVNNPRTSPGCWSFEFENKYYPDIDDTAIVSMALSLSGKDPDYKQQAVSRGIDWVLDMQNKDGSWAAFDRDNNKRILRDIPFADFITPLDFGSPDITAHVLWVLARLGYTGEIGPIARALRYLKRSQEPDGSWYGRWGVNYIYGSSKVLQATAALGLDNTSSITKNIAKAVDWFIMIQNDDGGWGESCQSYEAGCYQPLGKSTASQTAWALLGLMASRGLCSQVDRGIDYLISSQNEDGSWSEKYYTGGGFPRAFYLKYELYKDYFPLMALAEYRKLKNNK; via the coding sequence ATGTTAGGCCTTGATACCGAGAAGATATCAGACCATATAGAGAGGTCCCAGGGCTACCTGTTGTCCCGCCAGGATGAGGAAGGATACTGGATAGGTCTGCTGGAGGCAGACGTTTCAGTGGTAAGCGGTTTTATACCTCTGATAAGGTTTTTAGGAATAGAGAATCTGGGCAAGGAAAAGAAGGCTCTGGCCTATCTTTTAGATCATCAGAACAGCGACGGTTCCTGGAGCATGTTCTATGGGGGAAAGGGAAGCCTGGATGTTACCATACAGACTTATTTCGGGCTTAAATTTTTGGGCCTGGAGCCGGATAACGGACAGATGTCCAGGGCCAGGAAGTTCATACTGGACCAGGGAGGCATAGAGGCCGCCAACACCTATACCAAAATAATTCTGGCGCTTTTTGGCCAGTACAGCTGGAAGGCCATACCGGAGATACCCCCGGAGATAATTTACCTTCCCCGGTGGTTTCCCATAAATATATATGATTTTGCCAGCTGGACCAGGTCTACCATTATGGCTTTTTCCATAATAATAGCCAAGAAACCGGTGCACCGCCTTTCCCCAGGCCAGACCGTTTTTGAGCTGTACCGGGATAAGAACAAGATTAAGAATCCTGATTCATACAGCAGTCCCCATCTTTATTCACTGGGTAATTTATTCTTGTTGTTTAACCGGGCCTTTAAAGTATGGGACCGGCTGCCCAAGAAATTCAAGATAGGCCGCCAGCCGGCCATAAAAAAGGTGGAAAAATGGATTATAGAGCGCCAGGAGAATGACGGCAGCTGGGGAGGAATAATGCTTCCGTGGCTGTTTTCACTGATAGCTTTAAACATACAGGGATACAGCAGCAGCCATCCGGTTATGGCCAAAGGATTGAAGGGCCTGGATGACTTTATTGCCGAGGGGTCCAGGCATATTGTACTGCAGCCGGCCACCTCGCCGGTATGGGATACCGCCTGGGCGGTTATTGGTCTAAGGGATTCTGGCATAGATGCTGATGCCCCCCAGATTTTAAAGGCGGAAGAATGGCTGTTGGCCAAGCAGGTTACCGAGGAAGGGGACTGGAAGGTGAATAATCCCCGTACCAGCCCTGGCTGCTGGTCTTTTGAATTTGAAAACAAGTATTACCCGGATATAGACGACACCGCTATAGTCAGCATGGCTTTAAGCCTGTCTGGAAAAGATCCGGACTACAAACAGCAGGCTGTCAGCCGCGGTATTGACTGGGTGCTGGACATGCAGAACAAGGACGGGAGCTGGGCTGCTTTTGACCGGGACAACAATAAGAGGATCTTGAGAGATATTCCTTTTGCCGATTTTATTACCCCCCTTGATTTTGGCAGTCCGGATATAACTGCCCATGTGCTCTGGGTGTTGGCCAGGCTGGGCTATACCGGCGAAATCGGCCCCATAGCCCGGGCCTTAAGATATTTAAAGAGATCCCAGGAACCAGACGGAAGCTGGTATGGCCGGTGGGGCGTAAATTATATTTACGGTTCCAGCAAGGTGCTTCAGGCAACTGCTGCTCTGGGTCTGGATAACACCAGCAGCATAACCAAAAATATTGCAAAAGCTGTCGACTGGTTTATCATGATACAGAATGATGACGGCGGCTGGGGTGAAAGCTGTCAGTCTTATGAAGCCGGATGTTACCAGCCCCTGGGCAAGAGCACTGCTTCCCAGACTGCCTGGGCCCTGCTGGGCCTTATGGCCTCCAGGGGCTTATGCAGCCAGGTGGACAGGGGTATAGATTACCTTATATCTTCCCAGAATGAGGATGGCAGCTGGAGTGAAAAATATTATACCGGAGGAGGTTTCCCCCGGGCTTTCTATTTAAAATATGAGCTCTATAAAGATTATTTTCCTCTTATGGCTCTGGCAGAGTACAGGAAATTAAAAAATAATAAGTAA
- the hpnH gene encoding adenosyl-hopene transferase HpnH encodes MIYSARLSMRLVSHIRRNLARGNQKFPFVLMLEPLFKCNLKCKGCGRIKEYKDIFDQTMDTEQCLDAARQAGAPIVSVTGGEPLLHPQIKQIVEGLLDEGYFVYLCSNGLLMEGFLDEIKPHPGLSLVIHLDGLKQTHNHMAGNINVFDTAVAAIKKAKKQGFAVRTNTTVYNQSNIEEITGLFRQLKEIGTDGIMVSPAFSYKEVEDDIFLPREKTYRLFKAIYSNLDSIRLYNTPIYWDFLQGKRELDCVPWANPTVNPRGWKSPCYLITDKHYPSYRQLIEQTPWDRYGRGRDPRCEHCMVHSGYEASSILGKKNFSDMLKLAKWNFTGRK; translated from the coding sequence TTGATTTATTCAGCCAGATTATCCATGCGGCTGGTTTCACATATAAGAAGAAATCTGGCCCGGGGCAACCAGAAATTTCCCTTTGTGCTTATGCTGGAGCCATTGTTTAAGTGTAACTTAAAATGCAAGGGCTGCGGAAGGATTAAAGAGTACAAAGATATATTTGACCAGACCATGGATACAGAACAATGCCTGGATGCGGCCCGGCAGGCTGGCGCTCCTATTGTATCGGTAACCGGGGGAGAGCCTCTGCTGCATCCACAGATAAAACAGATAGTAGAAGGCTTGCTGGATGAAGGGTACTTCGTGTATCTGTGCAGCAATGGACTGCTGATGGAGGGTTTTTTGGATGAAATAAAGCCCCATCCAGGGTTGAGCCTGGTAATACATCTGGACGGGCTCAAGCAGACCCATAACCACATGGCGGGAAATATAAATGTTTTTGACACGGCGGTAGCAGCCATAAAAAAGGCCAAGAAGCAGGGGTTTGCGGTAAGGACCAATACCACCGTGTACAACCAGAGCAATATAGAAGAGATAACCGGTCTGTTCAGGCAGCTGAAAGAAATAGGCACAGACGGGATAATGGTTTCCCCCGCTTTCAGTTATAAGGAAGTGGAGGATGATATATTTTTACCCCGGGAAAAAACTTACCGGCTGTTTAAGGCCATATACAGCAATCTTGATTCCATAAGATTATACAATACCCCCATCTACTGGGATTTTCTCCAGGGCAAAAGGGAGCTGGACTGTGTACCCTGGGCTAACCCCACGGTTAATCCCCGGGGCTGGAAGAGTCCCTGCTACCTTATAACCGACAAACATTATCCCAGTTACCGCCAGCTTATAGAACAAACCCCCTGGGACAGGTATGGCAGAGGCAGGGATCCCCGATGCGAGCACTGTATGGTGCACAGCGGTTATGAGGCCAGCTCCATTCTGGGCAAGAAGAATTTTTCGGATATGCTCAAACTGGCAAAATGGAATTTTACCGGGAGAAAATAA
- a CDS encoding DUF116 domain-containing protein, which translates to MEKQDMKTGRSHKEENLAAISPRDRVLLISHCLRPSQLCGARVGKQGLECRDDCPNRCTIGRLRILAQELGYKGVCIAPGGSMALKYIKKKKPKGIVAIACYKELEEGVCAVADTLSQYKIRKLPVIVTMPLTKDGCVDTEVDEEEAERIIRL; encoded by the coding sequence ATGGAAAAACAAGATATGAAAACCGGCAGAAGCCATAAGGAAGAAAACCTGGCCGCTATCAGTCCCCGGGACAGGGTGCTGCTTATATCCCATTGTTTGAGGCCCTCCCAGCTATGCGGGGCCAGGGTGGGAAAACAGGGACTGGAATGCAGGGATGACTGCCCCAACCGGTGCACTATTGGAAGATTAAGGATACTAGCCCAAGAGCTGGGCTATAAAGGGGTATGCATTGCCCCGGGAGGGTCCATGGCCTTAAAGTATATAAAGAAAAAAAAGCCCAAGGGGATAGTAGCCATTGCCTGCTACAAGGAACTGGAGGAAGGGGTATGCGCGGTAGCAGATACCCTCAGCCAGTATAAGATAAGGAAGCTGCCGGTGATAGTCACCATGCCCCTTACCAAGGATGGATGTGTGGATACCGAAGTGGATGAAGAAGAAGCGGAAAGGATTATAAGGTTGTAG
- a CDS encoding NAD(P)-dependent oxidoreductase, translated as MLGINTRLNQLAQQGRSINIALAGIGQMGISLLSQIKDVQGMKVVAVANRHAESISRRLGQHDLIEGKSEVISAGSMAPDKMKAQAELAAKENRMVFTDSLELLTSLDQVDIVMDATGSPEAGAAISMAAIENKKHMVSLNVEADVTVGPMIKKLANKKGLVYTIGAGDEPGALKELYDFATALGFTVVAAGKGKNNPLDRSANPTTLADYSKMKGANPRMMTSFVDGTKSMEEMACFSNATGILPDVRGMHGPQANVDQLTKIFASRQQGGILNRVPAVDFAIGDVAPGVFLVYTTTNQVLKDELKYLLFGDGPNYLLYRPYHLASMEVPLSAALAYFYQQPTITPLGAPRSQVITVAKKDLAKGEFIDSIGGYTVYGLIEEYHRARSQDLIPLGMVEGAELTVDVAKGQPITSKMVNIDEHTPLYKLRKMQEQTYG; from the coding sequence ATGCTGGGCATAAACACTAGATTAAACCAATTAGCGCAACAGGGCCGGTCCATAAATATAGCTCTGGCCGGTATTGGCCAGATGGGCATAAGCCTGCTCTCCCAGATAAAAGATGTGCAGGGGATGAAAGTGGTAGCGGTAGCTAACCGCCATGCAGAATCCATATCCCGGAGGCTGGGCCAGCATGACCTGATCGAGGGCAAATCAGAAGTAATAAGTGCTGGCAGTATGGCCCCGGATAAAATGAAAGCGCAGGCCGAACTGGCAGCAAAAGAAAACCGGATGGTGTTTACTGACAGCCTGGAGCTTCTGACCTCGCTGGACCAGGTGGATATAGTTATGGATGCTACCGGGAGCCCCGAAGCAGGAGCAGCTATAAGCATGGCTGCCATAGAAAACAAAAAACACATGGTAAGCCTTAATGTGGAAGCGGACGTAACCGTGGGGCCCATGATTAAGAAACTGGCCAACAAAAAAGGCTTGGTTTACACTATCGGCGCCGGAGATGAGCCGGGAGCCTTAAAAGAACTTTATGATTTTGCTACCGCCCTGGGTTTTACAGTGGTGGCAGCAGGCAAGGGTAAAAACAATCCGCTGGACCGCAGCGCCAATCCCACTACCCTGGCCGATTACAGCAAAATGAAAGGTGCCAACCCCAGGATGATGACCTCGTTTGTGGACGGTACCAAATCCATGGAGGAGATGGCCTGTTTTTCCAATGCTACCGGGATACTGCCCGATGTGAGGGGCATGCATGGCCCCCAGGCCAATGTGGACCAGCTGACCAAAATTTTTGCTTCCCGGCAGCAGGGAGGAATACTTAACCGGGTTCCGGCAGTGGATTTTGCTATAGGGGATGTGGCCCCGGGAGTATTTCTGGTATATACCACCACCAACCAGGTACTTAAAGATGAACTTAAATACCTGTTGTTTGGCGACGGGCCCAATTATCTTCTGTACCGGCCCTATCATCTGGCCAGCATGGAGGTTCCCTTATCTGCAGCCCTGGCCTATTTTTACCAGCAGCCAACTATAACCCCCCTGGGTGCACCCCGTTCACAGGTGATAACTGTGGCCAAAAAGGACCTGGCCAAAGGGGAGTTTATTGACAGCATAGGCGGTTATACCGTTTACGGGCTCATAGAGGAATACCACAGGGCCAGGAGCCAGGATCTGATACCTCTGGGAATGGTGGAGGGTGCAGAGCTTACTGTGGACGTAGCCAAGGGACAGCCCATTACCTCAAAAATGGTAAATATTGATGAGCATACCCCGCTTTATAAATTAAGGAAAATGCAAGAACAGACCTATGGATAA
- a CDS encoding polyprenyl synthetase family protein, protein MDKLPRIFNRYKPYIEEQLKSSLKPRQLPFYDMLRYHMGWVDSEGREIEASGGKYLRATLCLLASESLSSDFKPALPLAEAIEYIHNFSLVHDDIQDNDLMRRHKPTVWSIWGKPQAINAGSAMRMVASLAVHKLNNYHISCQRQMKAASIMDRACLKMIEGQYLDISFEQKKTISLDDYLDMIEKKTAALIEASLMMGACLHTRGEKLEAFGMLGKNLGLAFQIKDDILGIWGNDKKTGKSSGSDILKKKKSMPVVYLMENAGPKISKSLTDIYNQDEISTKDKQIILSYLEQAGARQYCQEQADYYYLKSQQALEEIPLAGDTKKDYLEISEFLVKREF, encoded by the coding sequence ATGGATAAATTGCCCCGGATTTTTAACCGTTACAAGCCCTATATAGAAGAGCAGCTTAAGAGCAGCCTTAAACCCAGGCAGCTTCCTTTCTATGACATGCTGAGATACCATATGGGATGGGTAGACAGCGAGGGCAGAGAGATTGAAGCCAGTGGAGGAAAGTATCTCCGGGCTACCCTGTGCCTGCTGGCCAGTGAAAGCTTAAGCTCGGATTTTAAGCCTGCCCTGCCCCTGGCAGAAGCCATAGAATACATACATAATTTTTCCCTGGTGCATGATGACATCCAGGATAATGATTTAATGCGCAGGCACAAGCCTACAGTATGGAGTATCTGGGGAAAACCCCAGGCCATAAATGCGGGCTCGGCTATGAGGATGGTAGCCAGCCTGGCAGTCCACAAATTAAATAATTACCATATAAGCTGCCAGCGCCAGATGAAGGCTGCATCCATTATGGACCGGGCATGCCTGAAAATGATTGAAGGCCAGTATCTGGATATAAGTTTTGAGCAGAAAAAAACCATAAGCCTGGATGACTACCTGGACATGATTGAAAAGAAGACTGCTGCTTTAATTGAAGCCAGCCTGATGATGGGGGCCTGCCTGCATACCCGGGGAGAAAAGCTTGAAGCCTTTGGCATGCTGGGTAAAAATCTGGGCCTGGCCTTTCAGATAAAAGACGACATACTGGGCATCTGGGGAAATGATAAAAAGACCGGCAAAAGCAGCGGAAGCGATATACTCAAGAAAAAAAAGTCAATGCCTGTGGTCTATCTTATGGAAAATGCCGGACCCAAAATAAGCAAGAGTTTAACCGATATTTATAACCAGGATGAGATTTCAACCAAAGATAAACAGATTATACTTTCCTATCTGGAACAGGCAGGAGCCAGGCAGTACTGCCAGGAGCAGGCCGATTACTATTATCTTAAGTCCCAGCAGGCATTGGAGGAGATACCCCTGGCCGGAGACACTAAAAAAGATTATCTGGAGATTTCAGAGTTTTTGGTAAAAAGAGAATTTTAA